A single Streptomyces sp. Edi2 DNA region contains:
- a CDS encoding ABC transporter ATP-binding protein, with protein sequence MSTLSGGQRRRLDVAMGIIGRPELVFLDEPTTGFDPEARRDFHELITELRAERGMTIVLTTHDMTEAQQLADRIGILQTGRVTAVGTLDELASAARARSEVRWTDKDGVAQRLQTADPSQTLWELHQQFNSPIAWAFCWRRVCCAG encoded by the coding sequence TTGAGCACGCTCTCCGGTGGCCAGCGCCGGCGGCTCGACGTCGCCATGGGCATCATCGGCCGCCCCGAGTTGGTGTTCCTGGACGAGCCGACGACGGGCTTCGACCCCGAGGCGCGCCGCGACTTCCACGAGCTGATCACGGAACTGCGCGCCGAACGCGGCATGACCATCGTGCTCACCACGCACGATATGACCGAGGCCCAGCAGCTCGCGGACCGCATCGGCATCCTGCAGACCGGCCGAGTCACCGCGGTCGGCACGCTCGACGAACTCGCCTCGGCGGCCAGGGCACGGTCCGAGGTCCGGTGGACGGACAAGGACGGAGTGGCGCAACGGCTGCAGACCGCAGACCCGTCGCAGACCCTCTGGGAGCTGCACCAGCAGTTCAACAGCCCGATAGCATGGGCTTTCTGCTGGCGCCGCGTCTGCTGCGCCGGATGA
- a CDS encoding ATP-binding cassette domain-containing protein: protein MTGGQDIAAASDAVPMTEGTTYDLAIRTTGLRMRYGQRDVLDGLDLEVRRGELFALLGPNGAGKSTTIEILEGYRRRSQGSVEVLGTDPERDVPAWRARIGIVLQSSRDHGRWQVGDMLDHFARHYADPFDAAELMERWVSRRRPLRP from the coding sequence GTGACCGGGGGACAGGACATAGCGGCGGCCTCGGACGCCGTTCCGATGACCGAGGGCACGACGTACGACCTCGCGATACGCACCACCGGACTGCGGATGCGGTACGGACAGCGGGACGTTCTCGACGGGCTGGACCTTGAGGTCCGCCGGGGCGAGCTCTTCGCGTTACTCGGCCCCAACGGGGCCGGGAAGAGCACCACGATCGAGATCCTCGAGGGCTACCGACGCCGTTCCCAAGGCTCCGTCGAGGTGCTCGGGACGGACCCCGAGCGGGATGTCCCTGCCTGGCGGGCACGGATCGGCATCGTGCTCCAGTCCAGTCGGGACCACGGCCGCTGGCAGGTCGGGGACATGCTCGACCACTTCGCCCGGCATTACGCCGACCCCTTCGATGCGGCAGAGCTGATGGAGCGGTGGGTCTCACGGCGCAGGCCTCTCAGACCTTGA
- a CDS encoding integral membrane regulator — protein MSDPTRTSQSTRHATGPAGAAARTPAAAVAPTSRHPLAAAFRLLITAAALTGLVLAALGAADPAQLLTRFTVQANLAAALVSACAAHRAWTGRRPVSPRIAGALVPFLSLPALLHYVLPAADTTAFTLPAAGAPGVAQALSPQLLYAVTPLATLADWLLLTAPRGFRPSYAWQWPAYPLLYLAFAVALPATTGAPSPTVTSALTLGVAICALPLITIGIDQVRPAPRLHNNRISHTGISPLK, from the coding sequence ATGTCCGACCCCACCCGGACCTCGCAGTCCACGCGCCACGCCACCGGCCCGGCCGGTGCCGCCGCCCGCACCCCGGCAGCAGCCGTCGCCCCCACCAGCCGCCACCCCCTGGCAGCCGCCTTCCGCCTCCTCATCACCGCGGCGGCCCTGACGGGTCTCGTCCTGGCGGCCCTCGGCGCCGCCGACCCTGCCCAGCTCCTCACCCGCTTCACCGTGCAGGCCAACCTCGCCGCAGCGCTGGTCTCCGCCTGCGCCGCGCACCGCGCCTGGACCGGTCGCCGCCCCGTAAGCCCCCGCATCGCCGGCGCGCTCGTCCCCTTCCTCTCCCTCCCCGCCCTCCTCCACTACGTCCTCCCGGCCGCCGACACCACCGCTTTCACCTTGCCGGCCGCCGGCGCCCCCGGCGTCGCCCAAGCCCTCTCCCCTCAGCTCCTCTACGCCGTCACCCCGCTCGCCACCCTCGCCGACTGGCTCCTGCTCACCGCCCCCCGCGGGTTCCGCCCCTCCTACGCCTGGCAGTGGCCGGCCTACCCCCTGCTCTACCTCGCCTTCGCCGTTGCCCTCCCCGCCACCACCGGCGCCCCCTCCCCCACCGTCACCTCTGCCCTCACCCTCGGCGTGGCCATCTGCGCCCTCCCCTTGATCACCATCGGGATCGACCAGGTCAGGCCCGCTCCCCGGCTCCACAACAACCGGATTTCGCACACGGGGATCAGTCCGCTAAAGTAG